In the genome of Acaryochloris sp. CCMEE 5410, the window GCAAGCACAGCTCTTAGGGCAATTTTTATCCCAGCAAAGCTGGCGACCGACGCATCTTTACAGTAGTCCACTCCAACGGACAGTGATTACGTTGGAGATGTTGGTGGCGGGTTACCCGGAGGGCGATGATTTCCCCCTAATTCAAACGGATGAGGCTCTACTGGAAATTGACAATGGCATTTTTCAGGGGCTGACTTGGCAAGAGGCCCAAGAGCAGCACCCTGAACTGTGTGAACAGTTGATGAATAGCCAGGAGGTAATTCCCATCCCAGGGGGGGAGACCTTGTCTGATTGTTGCGATCGCACTTACCGTTTCATCCACACCCTCTATCATACTCACCAATCTTCAGATCGAGTTTGGGTAGTAACCCATGGAGGAATCTTGCAATATCTGATTGCCGCTATCCTCGATACGCCCATGATTTGGGGCATCAATATCGGCAACACGGCTCTGTTCGAGTTCGAAGTTGCTTTGCCTCCTGCTTCTCAATCCAAACCAAATCCCCAGCTATGCCGCATTCATCGATTTAATGAATGTCCCCACTTAGCCAGAGATCAAAATAACTCCTCTGGAATGGGAAAATTTAGATGCATAGATGGGGAATAGGGAACTATCGAGTGGCAATATAGCCCGCAGCAATGGAGAGAAAAACGAGGGTACAGAATACCCAGAGGAAAAACAGCACCCCTGAGGAAAACCGGGGGCCTTCAGGGGAGGACTGGGGTTGTGCTTCCTTTGGCTCAGATTTTGCCGCCGGAGATGGGGACTCTGCTTTGGTGGGTTCAGGAGTGGCTACCTCAGCCTGTTCAGGGGGAGCCGTTGCTGCCACTTGAGGTGTTTCGGCATTGGGTTCAGAGACAACTTGATTATTGGCAGTGGCTGTCTGTTCTTCGGTCATGACATTACCTTTGAGTGGTTCAGAAAATTTTTTATCTAAAAAGAATGGCGTTGAGACCCTAATCGCTTTGGTAAAGCAAGCCTTGCCGCTTTTAGGCAAGATGGCTACCTTATGGGGATAGCCATCCTGCCAAGTTACGAGAAAGATAGCTCTATCAATCTCTGAAATGCTATTCGCCAGCAGGCTGAGCTGCTTCTGTAGGCTGGGAAGATTCAACTTTGAAAGCCGCACCAAGAGCTTTAGGGAGATTTTCAAACTTGACGCCCATGGCTCTGAGGCTATGGAATAGATGGCCCTGCAAGCAGTAGAAGCCAACATAGTAAGTCACATTGGATAGCCAAGCTCGGGAGCTATACACACCATCTCCTAACTCAACCGAGTCCTTGAAGTAAGGGGCAACGTTAAATTTCACTTCCAACGCAGCACCGTAAAACTCAACCGGATAGACAAAGGTATTGACCGCACAAAAATAGGCAGAAATAAATCCCATGATGGCAACACCGCCTAGGGATAAGCCAATCAGCCCATCAGCGCTATAGTTATCTCGTCGAGCACCTAGCTGTTGTTCCCAACTAAAGGGGGCGACATTAATATGCCAAATTCCGCCGAGCATGTCGAAGAGGCCAATTAAAATATGACCCGCGGCTAAATCCCCTAAATTATCGATAAAAAATGGATTAAATCCAGGCGTTGACCAACCATATTGGTAGATATGGGTAAAGTTCTCAGCCGTGGGGGTGACAGCATGAACCTCCCCAACGGTGGGGTCATAGATACCATGATTGATCATCCAGCCTGCAAACAGGATTGAAGCGAATCCAATAAAAAGGAGGTGATTGCCTAAGATATATCCCAACTGTTTTGGATCATCCCAGTCAAAGGCAAACCGTTTTGTATTTCCTCGGCCTCCTTTAGACAGGTCAGACGGCCCCACGGCAAGATGATAATAGCCACCAAATAGGAGAACTAAACTCGCAACCCAATGCACAAAGGCAATGGCAAAGTAGGGGAATGTATCCGTAACCACTCCCCCTGGACCGACGCCTATCCCTTCAGCTGCCATATGAGGGATTAGCACTAATCCCTGCTCATACATAGCAACATCGGGGTCAAAGACCTGTAATTCCGATAGGGTATTGAGCCCCACCCAGAACATAATAATGGCCGCTTGGAGAATATGGGCAGCTAACCATCTCCCTGAAACAGAGGGTTCAATTAAGCGGCTATTCCCTGCATACCAGGGATAGTCTTGGTTTTCAATCGAGGATTCCATAATGGTGTTCCAATATATAAATAAAAGAAAAAGGACAAAACGAGGGTTTTGAATATCGCTGCGCTGTATCAGTACGGAACAAGAGCGATTTGTGACTCTTGTTGTGAAGGGATAAAACCAGGCGCTTGTGGTCGCGAGTGATCGCGACGGTTTAGTTTTTTCAGGACAACATGACGATATTGCTGGGCCGCAACATCGTTGGGGTCGATCGCTAAAGATTTTTGGAAAGAGGCTAATGCTTCTTCATACCGTTCCAGCTTGATCAAGGTATCGCCCCGATTATTCCAGGCGAGAACCTGTCCACTAAATCCCCATTGCTGATCACCAATTAAAGCCATGTCACAGGAATCTAAGGCTTCGGGATATCGACCTAAGACAGTGAGAAGACCGCATCGGTTGGCCAAACCCAGGGAGTAATCGGGCTTCAGCAACAAGGCATTTTCAAAAGAAATCAAAGCTTTCGTATATTGACGAAAATCGAATAGCTTTTGGCCATGGTTGATCCAAGCTGCGGCTACATGGGGATTGATCTTCAAGGCTTGTTCACAAGCTGCTAAGGCATCTTGGCCTTGAAGATGTTCACATTGCTTGAACCAATATAGAAATTCTGCTTTGTCCGAGGTCGATGATGGTTCACCTTGAGGATGAGATGAGTGACTATCGGCACTGGGAAGCGCCATCGCTGCCGATGAACCATTCAAGAAAATGGCACCTGCTAGAAAAATGGTGATTAATCTGAGAGCAATGCGTTTCATATCTCCACCTTTCATGGGCACTGAATCCTGCAGACTTTGCTAGATTCTCGTTCTAGTCAGTCAAGGGTAGGATTCAGTTTTGCAGCAATAGTCTGATGCTGGGGCGGCGTGCAATAACCACGGCCTAGCCCTGAAAAAAAATAGGGAACTGAGTACTTACAGCTCCCCTTGCCATGTCTCTGAGAGGAGAACATTTTTTAGAGCGATCAATGATTGCCAGAATAGTTTTATTGAAAGTAAGTGTCAATAATCTAGATGTGCAGCTGTAATAAAACTCAATAATATTAGAGCTGATAGATAGCTTGGCAGCAGATTTATGCAGTAAAACTAACTATTCACAATGGATTTTGAACTTTTTGTCGATAGATGCGATTTTGATCTGTTGGCAAGCTTGTGTAATTATTGAGATATACTATCAATAAAAATTGTACAGAGGATTATCACCGATGATTCGCAATAGTCTCAAGCGTTTGCTGATCAGCGCTGTAGGTGTGTGCTTAGGTTTGTTGATGATGACTAATTCCGCATGGGCTACCACCTACTCCTTCAAGAGTGCTGGCAATATTGGAGATGAGGGAGTGATCTCTGGCAAGGTTTCCTATGACAAAGATACTGTGGTCAATGCCTTAAATAGTGGCAAAGATTTGGAAGGGTTAATGGGCAGCTTAACCATCAATGATTTGGGTAAGGATGCAAGATTTTCTTTTGAATATATTTCTCCCCATACGGGGGTAAAGCATACAGAAGAGACCATCTGTAATCGGAATATTTATGATTTGGATAATGGTCAAGACGGAAATTATTCAATTGGCGGCCAGGATGGTCCTTTCTTTAGCTTTGACAGTGGCGGCAACTTGTATTTGGTAGACTTCAAGTCCTGTGTTGGCGAAGAAGGTGGACTAGCCAGCTCAATTTCCAAGAGAGATCCCAAAATTGCTTATAGTGAGCTGGATGTGCAGTTTAGTCAATATAAGTTGGCTGAATTCGACTATATCGGCAACAAGCCCCCTAGATTTATCCAGAAAAATATAAAAATTAAGTTCGACAGAGAAATTGCTTAACCCATGTTCCATTCCTGGTCCAAGCAATTCCCCTTGGGCTGGAAAACAAACTGGTACGAGTCCGACATTTATCCATCGCACCCTCATTTCTGAAAATTCTCAGTTGCCTGGACTTAACCAATGGCGGATTAGGTGGGCTTGATAGTCTAAAACGCTTTAAATAGGTGCCCTAGCAGGGTTGTTTTACGTTCCTCCTAGAAAAAATAGGATGGTTCTACTGACCAACAGTAGAGAGACCGATGAGCCATCTAATCGATACTTTGAAGCAAGTCCCGGATTTCCGCAGTGCCCATGGCCGTATTCATCCGTTATGGCTGCTGTTGCTATTGATGGTGATGGGCATGCTTGCTGGATATCAAGGGTACCGTCCGTTAGAAACCTTTGTGAGCGATTATCGCCAGCCTTTAAGTGAGCTATTGGGGCTTGAGAGCCTCGAAGTTCCGTCTCACTGTACCTTTCGTCGAGTGATGAAGGGTCTTGACTTCCAAGCGTTGAGCCACCAATTTGAAGCATGGATGCTCTCGAAAGCCCAGACTCACTCTCCCGATAATTATGCAGCCTCCATTGATGGCAAACGGATTCGTCAGGGGCTGACAGATGCCAAGGGGAAGCAGCGTTTTGTAGGGTTGGTGAGTTTATTTGCGGTGGAAGCAGGCACCACCCTCAAGCTCGAAGCCCTCACTCAGGAGGATAATAGCGAAATCAAAGTCGTCCAGGCTTTGTTGGAAACCCTTCAACTCGATGGCTTGCTGATTACCATGGATGCCTTACACGCCCAAAAAACACTTGAGAAGATTGTGGCCTCGGGTAACGACTATCTTGTGGCGGTCAAATCCAATCAGGGAAGACTTTACGACCACCTCCAGACTTACTTTGAGTGTCTTAAACCCATGGCTGAGCACATCCACTCCGCCCAAAGTAGAGGACGAGATGAACATCGGTGTATACAGGTTTATGAGCCTGTCGGCATAGCCCTACAAGAATGGACAGCAATTCGCTCTGTGCTTTGTGTCCAACGATGGGGCACAAAGCAAAGGAAAGGAGTATCACAACACGGCCTATTACATCAGTTCAGCTGCCACCTCACCCCATCATTGGCAATCTCTGGTCCGAGAACATTGGGGCATTGAAAATCGGTTGCATTGGCCGAAGGATGTTGTTTTTGGCGAAGATGATTATCGACTCGAAGATGAACAAGCACTGCTCAATTGGTCAGTGCTTAGAACTATTGGGATTAATATCCTGCGGCTAAACGACTATCAATCCCTCAAAACCGCGATGACTAAGCTTGCTAATCGGGTCGATATTATTTTTTCGCTGCTAACTTAAAACAGCCCTGGGTGCCCTAGGCTTAAGCCATTGATTCTCCTCTAAAGGAAAGGGCTACTTACCCTAGATTAAAATGTGCTTTTACCAACAAATTGAGTTTCAATCAGAATAGATATATTTTCTGCTGAATGTTCCTCAGTTCGCTCTATAGGGTGTAATGCATGCACTTTCTTTTTGAAATTCCTGATCCGCCATACTTTTTGATTGGCATTGCTGCCCTCTGCGGATTTGCTTGTGGCAAAGCGTTTGAAGTGTCAATCAAACGCAAAACAAAAGAATGGTCGGAGGGATTATCTGAAAAGCCACTCAGGAATGTTAATGAACCCAGGTTATTTGTACCTTACCTAGGGATTTGTATTTGTAGCTGGATTTTTGTGGGTTCATCCTTAACGACTTTTGCTGTTACCTGGGCTGTTGGATTTACCATGTCTACTTTTGTGGTGCTATCCAGTGGGCTATTGGTGTGGTATCAGCTGGGAATACTTCTAAGAACTTTAGAGGAAGGCGGTTCAGAAGCCTTAGAAATTAAATAATTGGGTTCAGGCAAGAGGGGTAGATCGCTACCCCTTTGCAATTTTGCAAGTTGGGCAAATGGCATGAATCGTCAATTGACAGTCTAGGAGATGAAATCCAGATTGCTTCGCTTTACTTTTCCCCACTTTGAGGATGGAATCGCTTTTAAACTCAATCGTCTGATTACATTTGACGCATATCAGGTGATGGTGATGATTCGGGTAGGGTTGATTTAGCTCATAGTGCTTATGCCCTTCAGCGAATTCCAGCTCTCGGAGTATTCCCATATGGGACATAAGCTTAGTGTTTCTATAAATGGTGGAAAGGCTGATGGGGTTACCTTGTTGCATTAACAGCTCGTAGAGATCTTCGGCGCTGAGATGTTGCCCTTTCTCCAATTCTTGGAAGGCCGTCAATATGATTTCCCGCTGAGGAGTCAGTCGCCAACCTTGCTCATTTAATTCGGCTTTGAGTGAGCTAGAAGTATACATGTACCGTCCTGACAAGATATTTTCCTATGGGCCTGAGGGGATAGATGCCTGTATATAAGGGCAGCGGCTAGTGATAGCTGAGGTTGTGATGTTGTTTCCACAAAATCATTCCAAGTTAAAGAGCTGTGTCCAGGCTTAACAGTAGATAAAGGACAACACACTAGGCTGAGGTTTAGGGCGTTCAGTCTGTCTCCAAATTTACAACAATTCTCAATAAAAATTAAAATCATTGCTCATGAAAGGGCAAAAAATGGGCTGGTGATGACGATTGGCTCCTCGCTTCCAAGGGCTGGATTTGCGCCGTTATAGCTTTTACTTATCAAATCTCTAAATGAGAACAGAAATCATCTCTTGCATTATTGAAAATTAGTTGCAATAATAAGCCTGTGAATAAGAATTATTCTCAACTAAGTTAGGAGATGCTTATGGCCGGTGTAACAGGTGAGCGCCCGTTTGGTGAGATTATCACCGATTTTTCTTTCTGGAAGCTCCACGTTATTAATATTCCAGCTATTTTTATATCGGGATGGCTCTTTGTCAGTTCTGGGCTAGCATACGATGTTTTTGGAACTCCCCACCCTAATGAGTATTTTTCTCAGTCTGAGTCTCAAATTCAAATTGTGACGGATCGGTATGCCGGTAAACAGCAAATCGATGATTTTCGCAATCTTAGTCCAAGTCTTGATACCAACAATTAGGAGGCATTCGATATGACGGCAAGAACTCAGCTCCAGCGACCGCCCCAAAGGAAATATCCTATCTATACGGTGCGCTGGTTGGCGGTCCACACATTGGGCGTTCCTTTGGTGTGGTTCCTCGGTGCAATTGCATCTATGCAGTTTATTAACCGAATGGATGCCTATGAAGCTGTTACCCCAACGATGATTGCTGGAATTGATCTGCGGCTAGCCTTGGTACTGGCTCCCATCTTGTTCTCGGTTGTTTGGAACATAATCTTCTTTGGAGGTCCGACGTTGCAAGAACTCCAAGAAGTCTTACAACGCGAATAAGGTTGGCAAAACGACGCTAGCTTGACACTCTCTTGAGGCAGAAGGGGGTGTCTTTTTTTGCTTCTGTTGGTAGGTATGAACAAAATTTTAGGTGCAATATTATGAAACCGATCTTTTCAAACCAAGTTGTCTTTTTAACTCGATTGGTATGGATTAGTTTGGGATTGACCATCAGCCTGTTGGTGGAAGTCGTTGGCAAATCCTGATATACTGCCAACGGCTGAGGGCTTAACATTTCAGATTGAGCTACAACTCTCTCTACCAAGGAATTTTAAGCTCATCTAAAAAGTAAACTTTCAACTCGTTCGGAGTATAGCGATATTACACCTATTAATTATTGGAAGTTAATTGTTTGAGGGGGGCTCCAACTCCTAACTGGTTCAAGTCTGTCAGGATTTAATATCGGTGGTGATTCCACCCCATTTAAGTCTGTGAGTTACCCTTTATCAGCCTTGAGTACCAGATCTTTAACTTTGACTGCTGTTTCTTCAGGCTTACCGGATAGGGGAAACACTAAAATGCCTTTTATTTTAGGATCCTCGACGAGTCCTTGTAACCGGTGGAGCTGGTTGTCAGTAATGGCAATACCGACGTGGGCGTGAGCGTACTCTAATTCCTTGGCAAAATTAGCCTCGTTATAGGCTTGGACAAAGACCCGGTCCACGTCCCAGTTCTTCCAATCCGCAGCAAAATAGCGTTTGGACCAGTAAGGATTATGGTGACACAGATCGAAACTCACCTTGGGGTTTGCTTTTTTCATTTCCTTGATCATGCGCTGGGAAAATTTTGTGAGGCTGGCGGTTCGGTCCACCTTGCCTGGGAGTTCAGCGTGATACCCCAAATAGTCATCCCACTGCACCGCATCGATGGTGGGATATTTCTGCACAAACTCCACCGTAATGTCTGTGAATAGGTCTGCGACTTTCGGGTTGTCCACATCCAGGACATAATGCTCAATACCGCTATAGGTTTTATCGACGCCAGGGACCAGCCACTTTTCAGCCACAGCCCGTTTATAAACGGGGCTGTTTTTATCAATTTTGATGCCTTTTTCAAAGTAGGCATGCACTTGCATATCCTGCTTATGGGCTTCGTCGATGAGCCAGTCCAGCCATTGATCTTGAAATAGATTTGGGCAGCTAGGAAAACCCAACTGTTGGGCCATTACTTCGCTTTTATACATGGTGCAGGCATTGCCCCACACCCCATGCAAGATGGTGTTGAACCCTTGGGCGCGATAATATCGAACCCGTTCTCGAATGGTTTCTTCAGATGCGTTATTGGTGACTTGATATCGACTGAGATAAATTCCCCGCATCTTCTTCTGAGTCCAAGCCTTGGGAAATTCGATTTCCTTGGGCACCTCAACTTCGACCACTTCTGGCGTCGGCAGGGGTTCGACTGGTTTAATAGGGACAACACTGGGAGCCGGAGAAGGCGATGATGGATTGAGAGTAATTGGCTGGTTTAAAACGGGAATGGTAACCGTTGTATCTTTGGGGAAATATCGGCTTAGCTGTCGATTCTCTGCTTGGCTAAACCACCACCCTCCAACCCCTAAAACCAACAAGATCACGGAGAAAGGAATACTGCCACAGCCACAGCCCGGCTTTTTTTTCTTCTTTTTTGCCATCGAAGTATGAGTTGAACCTTACTAGTTATTTTTGAAGATAATCGTAAAAGTCTTCTTTAAAAACGAGGACTTCTTTGGGGCGCTTATGTTTGAAAAGCTTGAAACTGGGTGTAATCAGCGCAAAGCCAAATTGAAAGGATACACATTCAATTCCAGTCATAATGGCTGACTTGTCCATCGACTGAATCCATTGGCTTAACTTCTCCATGGACAGTCGTTTTAGCAGACTACGATTTTGGAAAATTGGATTTGCAGGTCGGAATAGAAGAATGCGATCGCAAAGGGAGCATGTCACCTTTGCATTCCAATTAAGCCATTGAGGTAAGCACACCGATGTGCCAGCACTTGCGGGACATTACTTTCATTCCACTGCGCCCCTGAAATTTTGACTCTGCGACTAATCTGCTTGATAGCAGATTCAACAGCCCCAGACCCAATAGAGCAGATTTGCTCACTCTGGTAATAGTCATAATTGACGATCCGATGCCGATGTTTGCGAACATAGTTGCAAAAGACTTGGGCCTGCTTTTTCTTCAATGACTCAAATAGAGCCAAGGTTCATCAACCTTCCCCTGCCATAAGAGCTGCTCAGCCTGGTGCAGACGTTTGAGGGACCCACCGACCTTATGAAGATTTTCCACCAGATGGTACCAGTCCAGAATCTCTCGCCGTTGCTCAGGTATGCTCAGCTGACGAATGATATTCCAAATGCCATCATGACCATCCCCTAAACAAGTCAGTGGAGAGGCTAACGGTTGCTGGTGAGTCCAGTCAATGAGCCGGGCATTATTGTGATAATCCGCGATGAGTCCCACATGCGTTGCCAGGGTTTTATAGTCTTTCCACTGACAAGGGTGTCCTAAAGGGGTGCGGATGCGCACTTTGCCACCATCTACACTCACTTCGGTTAAAGCTTCATGAGCCTGGGGGGTAGGAAACCGTTGTTGATGCACCAATCGCTGCTGGGTTTTGGCTGGTACCTGAATCCCAGTTAAATAAGCCACATCTTTAGCAGTTTGAGCATAGGAGACATTGGCACTGATGCGCAAGCAACAATTCTCTAAATGAGGACTGATTTGACGATAGGGGGAAACGGCTAGATGCTGTGCCTGTTGAGTTGTAATGCTTAGAACGCCCAAGGTGCTTTTCAGGCGTCGGTTGCGGCCTGCTGCTGTGCCAGTAGCTGTGCGGATAAAAATGACCGAGTTCGGGACTGACATGGGTCTGAATTTGCTGACGCACCGTCATCTCAATACCTTCTAGCGTCTTCAGGTTCTCTGGATCGCTTTCTTCGTACAGTAATTGGGCTATCGCATCAAGATGGACTTTGAGTTGAGCTGCTTTTTCGGAGTTCATTGATGAAGACTTCTGGGCAACACTTGTATCCTGAACGATTTCAAAACAATCTGCAAAGGTGACATGCTCCCGATCGCAAAGATGATTGGGAGCTTGATAACAAATATTCAACCCAAGCACACCAAAGTGATCCCTAATTTCAGAGGAGTCAGAAAGCATAGATGTTTTTGGTGTACACTTCAAGACTCGTCGAACTTGCTTAGGAGTCATTCCTATCTTGACTGGCCCAACACTCTCATAGGGTTTGATTCGGAAATTCATCAACCGTGAACCCAAAATCTAGCTCTTAGACGTTCTTTCTCAGTATTCCCCAGAGTTCTAAACGCAATTTCTTTGAAATGCTTTCGAATCCAAATCATTTATATTCAGAAATTACCTTCGTAAAGAAACACCAATGCTTCAGTCGGTTCTACAAAATTCATTGGACAATGTAAGCTAATCAGTTGCTTCAGGTCTGAAATCATGCAACTTTCCAGCCACTCCACTGCTCCACAAACTGACGTCAACCACCGTATTTTAGAAGCTGCCCAGCGGTTATTTGCCCGTCAAGGATTTGAAAAAACGACGACACGTCAACTAGCAGAAGCTGCTGAGATTGCTGAGGGCACCCTATTTCGGCATTTCGAGAACAAAAAAGCCATTTTGGTCGCAGTGGTCACCCAAGGCTGGAGTGAAATGCTGACAGACCTACTCACTCATTTAAGTGAGATGGGTAGCTATCGATCCATTGCCAAACTGATGCGTGAGCGTATGTTAACGCTTCCCAAACAGGCCGACCTGATGCGGGTTTGTTTTATGGAAGCCCAGTTTCATCCTGAACTCCGAGATCGAATTCAAGCTGAAATTATTTCTAAAATGACCAGCGTGGTGGAAGCCTTTATTCAAACGGGGATTGAGCGAGGAACCTATCGTGACCTCAACCCCCAGGTTGTTGCCCGTGTGTTCCTAGGGATGTTCATGATCGCTGGATTTAGCCAGGATACGCTGATGGATGAAGACCCTTCTCCAGGGTTTCAGCGAGAAATGGCCGAGACCTTAGCAGATATATTCTTAAATGGAATTCTGACGCAACCTGCCATACAAAAGCAGCCAGAGATCTGAGACCCTGACTGCTTGACCGAATCTAGTTGAGGTAACCCCTAGGCTTTGGATCTAGAGCGTTAAAGAACACCCAAATAGGTGAGTCCTAGAATCGCTCCAGCACCTAAGACATGACCAAACACTTGGGTCCCCAACACAGCATTGAAGCTAAACCCACCAAACAAGTTGGATGCTGGCATGCTTGGGCCAACATTGGGATATTGAATGCTGTACTTTGCGATCGCAATTGCCAAAATATTGGCTGCAATCATTACAACACCTACTGCTGGGGTCCAATTAACCGCGCGGACGGCAACCGTAAGAAAAGTTGGTGTGAACAATTTGTATGCTCCTTAACCCTAAAAATAATAATATTCAGTCTGAACTGAATGTTGATAAGTGCAATAAGAGTGCCTTGTAGAACGATACTGTATCAAAGGTGCATCGTGAATCTTTGTATGAAGATTTACTAAAGCTCTTGTCAATAATCTTTATGGGCTACGTCAATAAAGTTCATGTTGAGAGGGCAAGGGGACAACTATTGTGGTATTTGCAGTAATGGTTCGAAGGGATGTTC includes:
- a CDS encoding TetR/AcrR family transcriptional regulator yields the protein MQLSSHSTAPQTDVNHRILEAAQRLFARQGFEKTTTRQLAEAAEIAEGTLFRHFENKKAILVAVVTQGWSEMLTDLLTHLSEMGSYRSIAKLMRERMLTLPKQADLMRVCFMEAQFHPELRDRIQAEIISKMTSVVEAFIQTGIERGTYRDLNPQVVARVFLGMFMIAGFSQDTLMDEDPSPGFQREMAETLADIFLNGILTQPAIQKQPEI
- a CDS encoding tetratricopeptide repeat protein — translated: MKRIALRLITIFLAGAIFLNGSSAAMALPSADSHSSHPQGEPSSTSDKAEFLYWFKQCEHLQGQDALAACEQALKINPHVAAAWINHGQKLFDFRQYTKALISFENALLLKPDYSLGLANRCGLLTVLGRYPEALDSCDMALIGDQQWGFSGQVLAWNNRGDTLIKLERYEEALASFQKSLAIDPNDVAAQQYRHVVLKKLNRRDHSRPQAPGFIPSQQESQIALVPY
- the psbE gene encoding cytochrome b559 subunit alpha, with translation MAGVTGERPFGEIITDFSFWKLHVINIPAIFISGWLFVSSGLAYDVFGTPHPNEYFSQSESQIQIVTDRYAGKQQIDDFRNLSPSLDTNN
- a CDS encoding ISAs1 family transposase (programmed frameshift), whose protein sequence is MSHLIDTLKQVPDFRSAHGRIHPLWLLLLLMVMGMLAGYQGYRPLETFVSDYRQPLSELLGLESLEVPSHCTFRRVMKGLDFQALSHQFEAWMLSKAQTHSPDNYAASIDGKRIRQGLTDAKGKQRFVGLVSLFAVEAGTTLKLEALTQEDNSEIKVVQALLETLQLDGLLITMDALHAQKTLEKIVASGNDYLVAVKSNQGRLYDHLQTYFECLKPMAEHIHSAQSRGRDEHRCIQVYEPVGIALQEWTAIRSVLCVQRWGTKQGKEYHNTAYYISSAATSPHHWQSLVREHWGIENRLHWPKDVVFGEDDYRLEDEQALLNWSVLRTIGINILRLNDYQSLKTAMTKLANRVDIIFSLLT
- a CDS encoding Fur family transcriptional regulator translates to MYTSSSLKAELNEQGWRLTPQREIILTAFQELEKGQHLSAEDLYELLMQQGNPISLSTIYRNTKLMSHMGILRELEFAEGHKHYELNQPYPNHHHHLICVKCNQTIEFKSDSILKVGKSKAKQSGFHLLDCQLTIHAICPTCKIAKG
- a CDS encoding histidine phosphatase family protein, coding for MRLLLIRHAETRGNTQHRMLGQLDELLSPHGVLQAQLLGQFLSQQSWRPTHLYSSPLQRTVITLEMLVAGYPEGDDFPLIQTDEALLEIDNGIFQGLTWQEAQEQHPELCEQLMNSQEVIPIPGGETLSDCCDRTYRFIHTLYHTHQSSDRVWVVTHGGILQYLIAAILDTPMIWGINIGNTALFEFEVALPPASQSKPNPQLCRIHRFNECPHLARDQNNSSGMGKFRCIDGE
- a CDS encoding family 10 glycosylhydrolase, whose product is MAKKKKKKPGCGCGSIPFSVILLVLGVGGWWFSQAENRQLSRYFPKDTTVTIPVLNQPITLNPSSPSPAPSVVPIKPVEPLPTPEVVEVEVPKEIEFPKAWTQKKMRGIYLSRYQVTNNASEETIRERVRYYRAQGFNTILHGVWGNACTMYKSEVMAQQLGFPSCPNLFQDQWLDWLIDEAHKQDMQVHAYFEKGIKIDKNSPVYKRAVAEKWLVPGVDKTYSGIEHYVLDVDNPKVADLFTDITVEFVQKYPTIDAVQWDDYLGYHAELPGKVDRTASLTKFSQRMIKEMKKANPKVSFDLCHHNPYWSKRYFAADWKNWDVDRVFVQAYNEANFAKELEYAHAHVGIAITDNQLHRLQGLVEDPKIKGILVFPLSGKPEETAVKVKDLVLKADKG
- the psaK gene encoding photosystem I reaction center subunit PsaK; translated protein: MFTPTFLTVAVRAVNWTPAVGVVMIAANILAIAIAKYSIQYPNVGPSMPASNLFGGFSFNAVLGTQVFGHVLGAGAILGLTYLGVL
- a CDS encoding chlorophyll a/b binding light-harvesting protein, whose product is MESSIENQDYPWYAGNSRLIEPSVSGRWLAAHILQAAIIMFWVGLNTLSELQVFDPDVAMYEQGLVLIPHMAAEGIGVGPGGVVTDTFPYFAIAFVHWVASLVLLFGGYYHLAVGPSDLSKGGRGNTKRFAFDWDDPKQLGYILGNHLLFIGFASILFAGWMINHGIYDPTVGEVHAVTPTAENFTHIYQYGWSTPGFNPFFIDNLGDLAAGHILIGLFDMLGGIWHINVAPFSWEQQLGARRDNYSADGLIGLSLGGVAIMGFISAYFCAVNTFVYPVEFYGAALEVKFNVAPYFKDSVELGDGVYSSRAWLSNVTYYVGFYCLQGHLFHSLRAMGVKFENLPKALGAAFKVESSQPTEAAQPAGE